A window of the Scandinavium goeteborgense genome harbors these coding sequences:
- a CDS encoding tail fiber assembly protein, translated as MTIYFSASAMGFFDDSLKADYKKSGSWPPDAAQITQVKYETLLNGQSNGNIITVNESGSPILTAPPPPTPEESIAQAETTKSSLMATASAAIAPLQDAVDLGIATDKEVEQLNAWKTYRVEVNRVDTSTAPDIEWPSTPSLII; from the coding sequence ATGACAATTTACTTTAGCGCATCTGCAATGGGTTTTTTTGATGACTCCCTGAAAGCCGACTATAAAAAGTCAGGTTCATGGCCACCGGATGCTGCTCAGATTACCCAGGTCAAATATGAAACGCTCCTCAACGGTCAGTCAAACGGCAATATTATTACTGTAAATGAAAGTGGTTCGCCAATACTGACTGCGCCCCCACCGCCAACTCCGGAAGAAAGTATTGCACAGGCTGAAACCACCAAATCGTCATTAATGGCAACGGCCAGCGCCGCAATTGCCCCGCTTCAGGACGCGGTTGACCTGGGGATTGCGACAGATAAAGAGGTAGAGCAGCTAAACGCCTGGAAAACATATCGCGTGGAGGTCAATCGGGTGGATACATCGACAGCCCCTGATATTGAATGGCCTTCAACACCATCCTTAATTATTTAA
- a CDS encoding peptidoglycan-binding protein, which translates to MFRHNKSRLRGFSLCAFQTRMNAVWFNGGVNDVQAECLAGFTAAYLIYNNVLGRHVPVSWLAYVLATTYHETAATMQPVEEYGKGAGRPYGEPDPETGQVYDGRGYVQLTWKDNYQKAQAQVVDFLTLQHDVPLVMQPDLAMTPWVAAQVAINGMAEGWFTGKALADYLTDTTTDYVNARRIINGTDKAQLIAAYATEAQAALELAHGKGIIRCQVKEGASGDDVRELQLMLGLKPDGSAGPDTVNGIMAFQAAHLLAVDGVCGKDTWAALDQEVYGV; encoded by the coding sequence ATGTTTAGACATAACAAATCGCGTTTGCGAGGATTTTCCCTGTGCGCTTTTCAGACCCGCATGAATGCGGTCTGGTTTAACGGTGGCGTGAATGACGTGCAGGCTGAGTGCCTGGCGGGATTCACCGCTGCCTATCTCATTTACAACAACGTGCTGGGCCGTCATGTGCCGGTGAGCTGGCTGGCCTATGTGCTCGCCACGACCTATCACGAAACGGCAGCGACCATGCAACCGGTCGAGGAGTACGGCAAAGGGGCGGGGCGTCCGTACGGCGAACCGGACCCGGAGACCGGGCAGGTTTACGACGGGCGCGGCTACGTCCAGCTGACCTGGAAAGACAATTATCAGAAGGCGCAGGCGCAGGTGGTGGACTTCCTGACGCTCCAGCACGACGTGCCGCTGGTGATGCAGCCTGATTTAGCGATGACGCCATGGGTGGCAGCGCAGGTGGCGATTAACGGGATGGCGGAAGGGTGGTTCACCGGCAAGGCGCTGGCGGATTACCTGACCGATACGACGACCGACTACGTCAATGCGCGCCGCATTATCAACGGTACCGATAAAGCGCAACTCATCGCGGCGTATGCCACTGAAGCGCAGGCCGCACTCGAGCTGGCGCACGGGAAAGGGATTATCCGTTGTCAGGTAAAAGAGGGCGCCAGCGGCGATGACGTGCGCGAGCTCCAGCTGATGCTCGGCCTGAAACCTGACGGGAGCGCGGGACCGGATACGGTCAACGGCATCATGGCGTTCCAGGCGGCGCACTTGCTGGCGGTCGACGGGGTCTGCGGGAAAGATACCTGGGCGGCACTCGACCAGGAGGTCTACGGCGTATGA
- a CDS encoding phage tail sheath family protein: protein MDLHGTRTSETDNAAKQITTVNMSVIGIVGTAPLAQRGEVATLTTGSSLLNNQIVFSATRSGKDGNQLNVLATTGEADSSGGAATLAFFEDEQLTIILGTDGDGVISATAADVVAAVGELDLGLAELSITAALPEGMIGAGIMLPFGATALAGGENEPFPLFTPSLISGSRSQAKKLGYAGTLYDDMYDILNQIGALVMVVRVPEIPSEDLQRAAIIQGIEALKLGQSSLNYNPRILIAPEWSTDDGVGKALESMANQCRAVAYLDSPSMATPEEVARRGQQYGARVEILRPRIMVTSDVTGKSTSRPYSAAAAGHRVRIDSDYGYWWSKSNHEVYGFTGLEQVDSFLVGDETCVVNQLNQANVSTVVMLDAYKHWGNRLCTDDPQYRFESVRRTMDAIEDSIQLMVTKNYLDRPIDKAFATSIVGSVNSYLRQQTKLGVLNGGRCWLDPDLNTAESLAAGKVYFNVAIGPKSPAEEITATYAIDNTYTVQAFSLAA, encoded by the coding sequence ATGGATTTACACGGTACCCGGACCAGTGAAACAGACAACGCCGCGAAACAAATCACCACCGTCAATATGTCGGTGATCGGCATCGTCGGTACAGCGCCGCTGGCCCAGCGCGGTGAAGTGGCGACCTTGACCACCGGCAGCTCGCTGCTGAACAACCAGATTGTGTTCAGCGCGACGCGCAGCGGCAAAGACGGTAATCAGTTGAATGTGCTGGCGACCACCGGAGAAGCGGATTCATCCGGCGGAGCTGCCACGCTGGCCTTTTTCGAAGATGAACAGCTGACCATCATTCTTGGCACTGACGGCGACGGCGTAATCAGTGCCACGGCAGCGGATGTGGTGGCTGCTGTCGGCGAGCTGGATCTAGGCCTGGCAGAGCTCAGCATTACCGCCGCGCTGCCGGAGGGGATGATCGGCGCAGGCATCATGTTGCCATTTGGCGCCACGGCACTGGCCGGAGGCGAGAATGAGCCTTTCCCGTTGTTCACGCCGTCCCTCATTTCTGGCAGCCGCAGTCAGGCTAAAAAGCTGGGCTATGCAGGCACGCTGTATGACGATATGTACGACATCCTAAATCAGATTGGCGCCCTGGTGATGGTGGTGCGTGTCCCGGAAATCCCGTCAGAAGACCTGCAACGCGCGGCGATTATTCAGGGTATCGAGGCGCTGAAACTGGGGCAGTCCAGCCTCAACTACAACCCGCGCATCCTTATTGCGCCGGAGTGGAGTACCGACGACGGTGTCGGTAAAGCCCTCGAGAGCATGGCGAACCAGTGCCGGGCCGTGGCCTACCTCGACTCGCCCTCGATGGCGACGCCGGAAGAGGTCGCCCGCCGTGGCCAGCAGTATGGCGCCCGCGTGGAAATCCTGCGACCACGCATCATGGTCACCAGCGACGTCACCGGCAAAAGCACCAGCCGCCCGTATTCCGCTGCCGCTGCCGGTCACCGGGTCCGTATCGACAGCGATTACGGTTACTGGTGGTCGAAGTCCAATCACGAGGTTTACGGCTTTACCGGTCTCGAGCAGGTGGACAGCTTCCTCGTGGGCGATGAGACCTGCGTGGTGAACCAGCTCAACCAGGCGAACGTCAGCACCGTCGTGATGCTCGATGCCTACAAGCACTGGGGCAACCGCTTGTGTACGGACGACCCGCAGTATCGATTCGAATCGGTGCGCCGGACGATGGATGCCATCGAGGATTCAATCCAGCTGATGGTGACCAAAAACTATCTGGATCGCCCGATTGATAAAGCGTTCGCTACCTCGATTGTCGGCTCGGTAAACAGCTACCTGCGTCAGCAGACAAAGCTGGGCGTACTCAACGGGGGACGCTGCTGGCTGGATCCTGACCTCAACACTGCTGAATCACTGGCAGCCGGTAAGGTGTATTTCAATGTGGCCATCGGGCCAAAATCACCGGCAGAAGAAATCACCGCGACCTACGCTATCGACAACACCTACACCGTTCAGGCATTCAGCCTTGCCGCCTGA
- a CDS encoding phage major tail tube protein: MNTGFIYSKSGLWLGNNTRVAGVLSLTPPAITATIGNYKTTWMDMATPVDNGMEPMQTEFKVGTDPDVLALFGFIPGSSTRVQVRRTYRDTDGVLHTFVDEMEGLIGTITPDEAGTDSKEGVGMSVTMNLSYYKLTVDGKEIYEIDPANMIRSINGVNVLADEKDALLM; encoded by the coding sequence ATGAATACTGGATTTATCTACTCAAAATCAGGGCTGTGGTTGGGCAACAACACCCGCGTGGCGGGCGTTCTGTCGCTGACGCCGCCAGCCATCACCGCGACCATCGGCAATTACAAAACCACCTGGATGGATATGGCCACGCCGGTGGATAACGGCATGGAGCCTATGCAGACCGAGTTTAAGGTCGGGACCGACCCGGATGTGCTGGCGCTGTTTGGCTTCATTCCCGGCAGCTCAACCCGCGTACAGGTTCGCCGTACGTATCGTGACACCGACGGCGTGCTGCACACCTTCGTGGATGAAATGGAAGGTCTCATCGGCACCATTACCCCAGACGAAGCCGGGACCGACAGCAAAGAGGGCGTGGGGATGTCAGTGACCATGAATCTCAGCTATTACAAGCTGACGGTCGACGGAAAAGAAATCTACGAGATTGACCCGGCGAACATGATCCGCAGCATTAACGGCGTGAACGTTCTTGCCGACGAGAAAGACGCGCTGCTGATGTAA
- a CDS encoding phage tail assembly protein, with amino-acid sequence MTYPANTTLITLSRPMKLNGEDVESIQMREPTVFDKLLFEKNKGAALEKEVAMIAGLCSLNPGDLHQLPAYDYDQLTEAFNDFLLPPAERSNLSS; translated from the coding sequence ATGACTTATCCAGCTAACACCACCCTAATCACCTTATCCCGTCCAATGAAACTGAACGGCGAAGATGTTGAATCCATCCAGATGCGTGAGCCAACGGTGTTCGACAAACTGCTGTTCGAGAAAAATAAAGGCGCCGCGCTTGAGAAAGAAGTGGCGATGATTGCGGGCCTTTGCAGCCTTAACCCTGGGGATCTGCACCAGCTTCCAGCTTATGACTACGATCAGCTGACGGAGGCATTTAACGATTTTTTGCTGCCACCGGCGGAGCGCTCGAACCTGAGTTCCTGA
- a CDS encoding tail protein X, with protein MQYTTKDGERLDIICARHYAAVNNTFEAVLFSPHNYDLTTNEVFNAGSTFDLPVVKPAEKKTKTSLWD; from the coding sequence GTGCAATACACAACGAAAGACGGCGAACGGCTGGATATTATCTGCGCCCGCCATTACGCGGCGGTCAATAACACCTTTGAAGCCGTTCTCTTTTCACCTCACAACTATGACCTGACAACGAATGAAGTTTTCAATGCCGGTTCAACCTTCGACCTCCCTGTCGTAAAACCCGCAGAGAAGAAAACAAAAACATCACTCTGGGATTAA
- a CDS encoding contractile injection system protein, VgrG/Pvc8 family, with the protein MSYIDTGNKPWLPNFAISVEGEDITDAVRENLIDLTLKDYGGDSKKSDQISFAVVSPDMKLPGKGVKISVSMGFGDELVDKGTFVVDSRSSGGSSSQPRVIEITARAFSKTNERGHSSLQSQKTRSFASGTLMGDLVSTIAAEHGLTARVDSTLVEQPLAHVDQLGESDMNLLTRMAAQYGAVSKVTHDYWVITPRGAQTTVSGKPLPMKTITPDMCSNWRYHDTSDHPDSGQSGGGTIIVSYRDADDGNRVKTLTVGSGEPVTHYPNAQKDIHGARIIAGGCSAHSKKKQAGMSLLLPAGPELMEMTAEGKIATNGFGSVEDREWKMSQLHYRLTEQGFSLSIELE; encoded by the coding sequence ATGTCTTACATCGATACCGGCAACAAACCATGGCTGCCAAACTTTGCTATTTCCGTCGAGGGTGAAGATATCACCGACGCAGTGCGTGAGAACCTGATTGACCTTACGCTGAAAGATTACGGCGGTGATTCCAAAAAGAGTGACCAGATATCATTTGCGGTGGTTTCCCCTGATATGAAATTGCCGGGGAAGGGCGTGAAGATATCGGTGTCCATGGGCTTCGGTGACGAGCTGGTGGATAAGGGAACCTTCGTGGTTGATTCACGTTCGTCCGGTGGTTCATCTTCACAACCGCGCGTTATTGAAATCACGGCCCGTGCATTCTCTAAAACGAATGAGCGTGGCCACAGTTCGTTGCAGTCGCAGAAAACACGCTCCTTTGCGTCAGGTACCTTGATGGGCGATTTAGTCAGTACCATCGCAGCCGAACATGGCTTAACGGCCCGGGTGGATTCAACGCTGGTGGAACAGCCGCTCGCTCATGTTGACCAGCTTGGTGAAAGCGATATGAATTTACTGACCCGGATGGCGGCGCAGTATGGCGCAGTGAGCAAAGTGACGCACGATTACTGGGTGATAACACCCAGAGGGGCTCAAACTACGGTGAGCGGTAAACCTCTGCCGATGAAAACCATTACACCAGATATGTGCAGTAACTGGCGTTATCACGACACCAGTGATCATCCGGATAGCGGTCAGTCAGGTGGTGGAACCATCATCGTAAGTTACAGAGATGCGGATGATGGTAATCGGGTTAAAACGCTTACAGTCGGCAGCGGTGAGCCAGTCACCCATTACCCGAACGCACAAAAAGATATCCACGGAGCCAGGATCATTGCGGGTGGGTGTTCTGCCCACAGTAAAAAAAAGCAGGCGGGCATGTCACTGCTCCTGCCAGCTGGGCCTGAGCTCATGGAAATGACGGCCGAAGGGAAAATCGCTACCAATGGATTCGGTAGCGTGGAGGACAGGGAGTGGAAAATGTCCCAGTTACACTATCGGCTTACCGAGCAAGGTTTTTCATTAAGTATTGAGCTGGAGTAG
- a CDS encoding HlyD family type I secretion periplasmic adaptor subunit — protein sequence MDDLDIRRENEFSGASKIVLLSAVLFLILGVWAWFGQLDEVSTGTGKVIPSSREQVLQSLDGGIVTELMVHEGDKVQAGQVVARLDPTRSESNVGESAARYRASLASSVRLNAEVNDLPLKFPDSLKAWPDLIAQETRLYKSRRAQLIDSQADLQDALNSVNKELAITERLQRSGAASHVEVLRLQREKSDLGLKITDLRSQYYVQAREALSKANAEVDMLSSIIKGREDSVTRMTVRSPMRGIVKNIQVTTIGGVIPPNGEMMEIVPVDDHLLIEARLSPRDIAFIHPGQRALVKITAYDYAIYGGIEGEVETISPDTIQDKVKPEIVYYRVFIRTHQDYLVNKRGHKFSISPGMVASVDIKTGEKTVMDYLIKPFNRAKEALRER from the coding sequence ATGGACGACCTGGATATTCGTCGGGAGAACGAGTTTTCCGGCGCCAGCAAAATCGTCCTGCTCTCCGCCGTACTGTTTCTGATCCTCGGCGTATGGGCGTGGTTTGGCCAACTGGATGAAGTCTCGACCGGCACCGGAAAGGTGATCCCCAGCTCGCGCGAACAGGTTTTACAGTCGCTTGACGGCGGGATCGTCACCGAACTGATGGTTCATGAAGGCGACAAAGTCCAGGCGGGCCAAGTGGTGGCGCGCCTGGACCCAACGCGGTCGGAGTCTAACGTCGGCGAAAGTGCCGCCCGCTACCGCGCGTCGCTGGCCTCCAGCGTGCGTCTGAATGCCGAAGTGAATGACCTGCCGCTCAAGTTTCCTGATTCACTGAAAGCCTGGCCGGATCTTATTGCCCAGGAAACGCGGCTGTATAAATCCCGCCGCGCGCAGCTTATCGACTCGCAGGCTGATTTGCAGGACGCGTTAAATTCGGTCAATAAAGAGCTGGCGATCACCGAACGGCTACAGCGCAGCGGGGCGGCGAGCCATGTGGAAGTGCTGCGGTTGCAGCGGGAAAAAAGCGATCTCGGCCTGAAAATCACCGACCTGCGCTCGCAGTATTACGTGCAGGCGCGTGAGGCGTTGTCGAAAGCCAATGCCGAAGTGGACATGCTCTCGTCGATCATCAAAGGTCGCGAAGATTCCGTGACCCGCATGACGGTGCGATCGCCGATGCGCGGGATCGTGAAAAATATCCAGGTGACGACGATCGGCGGCGTTATCCCGCCGAACGGTGAAATGATGGAGATCGTCCCCGTAGACGATCACCTGCTGATCGAGGCCCGACTTTCGCCGCGCGACATCGCGTTTATCCACCCCGGACAGCGGGCGCTGGTCAAAATTACCGCCTACGATTACGCCATTTACGGCGGCATCGAAGGCGAAGTGGAGACCATTTCCCCAGACACCATCCAGGATAAAGTGAAGCCAGAAATCGTGTATTACCGGGTATTTATCCGCACCCATCAGGATTATCTGGTGAACAAACGTGGTCACAAATTTTCGATATCACCGGGGATGGTCGCCAGCGTGGACATCAAAACCGGCGAGAAAACCGTCATGGATTACCTGATCAAACCGTTCAACCGTGCAAAAGAGGCGCTGCGTGAGCGATAA
- a CDS encoding type I secretion system permease/ATPase, translated as MTRAAPPVEELISDHALSNWALAIGHVAAHYRVVCSPGAIQANAPWFKGKTHTPALTQLSRQAGLSFHQLTLNEHAFSQWRLPVVAELDDGQLAVIEHFNGEDAVDVFMIDGDGESNRVVASELLSSVKYVAALRPLSALKDSRVDTYVSRFSPDWMKGLVLQDLRPYIPVMIAAFLVNVLSLAGIVFSMQVYDRVIPAQSYPTLYVLATGVLISVIFGFLLREARTHIMDVLGKRADMRISDRVFSHALRLRNSAVPRSTGSFISQLRELEQIREMITSSTLSTLVDLPFFFLFVIVLGIIAPQLSWIAPIAAVLMVLPGLLLQKKLAILANQSAHESTLRNAVLVESVQGLEDIKLMQAENRFLQQWNSYIRITGESGLRTRKVTQGLIGWGMSVQSLVYAAVILFGAPLVIEGTLTTGSVVAASMLASRMIAPMAGLCGVLARWQQVKAAKTGLDSIMQLPTETQRDETLVHQEIFHGHYVFENAHFRYHHEDQRVPLRISRLEILPGERVALLGRNGAGKSTLLQALAGGIEIINGDLRLDNLSISQIDMADLRRNIGFLSQNARLFFGTLRENLTLGAPHASDEAVFEVLEICGADSFVKRLPKGLDHPIMEGGNGLSGGQRQAILLARMLLRSPNIVLLDEPSASLDEHTEREFIQRLGNWLGNRTLIVATHRVPMLELVERVVVLKEGQLVMDAPKAQAMNNSRSPVPAAASGRGWNNENQSA; from the coding sequence ATGACCCGTGCCGCTCCTCCTGTTGAAGAACTCATCAGCGACCATGCCCTCAGCAACTGGGCGCTGGCGATCGGTCACGTCGCGGCCCACTATCGGGTGGTTTGTTCGCCAGGTGCGATTCAGGCCAACGCCCCGTGGTTTAAAGGTAAAACGCACACTCCGGCCCTGACGCAACTTTCGCGTCAGGCCGGGCTGTCGTTCCATCAGCTCACCCTCAACGAACACGCGTTCAGCCAATGGCGACTGCCAGTGGTAGCGGAACTGGATGACGGCCAGCTGGCGGTGATCGAGCACTTCAACGGCGAAGATGCGGTCGACGTGTTCATGATTGACGGTGACGGCGAAAGCAACCGCGTGGTCGCCAGCGAACTGTTATCGTCGGTGAAATATGTCGCGGCCCTACGCCCGCTGTCGGCGCTCAAGGACAGCCGCGTCGACACCTACGTTTCCCGCTTCAGCCCCGACTGGATGAAAGGGTTAGTGTTGCAGGATCTTCGCCCGTACATCCCGGTGATGATCGCCGCATTTTTGGTTAACGTGCTGTCGCTGGCCGGGATCGTCTTTTCGATGCAGGTGTATGACCGGGTGATCCCGGCGCAGTCCTACCCGACGCTGTACGTGCTGGCGACCGGGGTACTGATTTCCGTGATCTTCGGTTTTCTGCTGCGTGAAGCACGCACGCACATCATGGACGTGCTCGGCAAACGCGCCGACATGCGTATTTCCGACCGCGTCTTCAGCCACGCCCTGCGGCTGCGCAACAGCGCCGTGCCCCGCTCCACCGGCAGTTTCATTTCTCAGCTGCGCGAGTTGGAGCAGATCCGCGAAATGATCACCTCGTCCACGCTTTCGACGCTGGTCGATCTGCCGTTCTTTTTCCTGTTCGTTATTGTGCTCGGGATCATCGCCCCGCAGCTGTCCTGGATCGCACCGATTGCCGCGGTATTGATGGTGCTGCCCGGCTTGCTGCTGCAGAAAAAACTCGCGATTCTCGCCAACCAGTCAGCGCACGAATCGACCCTGCGCAACGCGGTACTCGTGGAAAGCGTGCAGGGGCTGGAAGACATCAAACTGATGCAGGCGGAAAACCGTTTTTTACAGCAGTGGAACAGCTACATTCGCATCACCGGTGAATCCGGGCTGCGCACCCGCAAAGTGACGCAGGGGCTTATTGGCTGGGGAATGTCTGTGCAAAGCCTGGTCTACGCGGCGGTGATTCTATTCGGCGCGCCGCTGGTGATTGAAGGCACGCTGACCACCGGTTCGGTGGTTGCCGCGTCGATGCTGGCGTCACGGATGATTGCGCCTATGGCCGGGCTGTGCGGCGTGCTGGCCCGCTGGCAGCAGGTGAAAGCCGCGAAAACCGGGCTCGACAGCATCATGCAGTTGCCGACCGAAACTCAGCGCGACGAAACGCTGGTGCATCAGGAAATTTTCCACGGTCACTACGTGTTTGAGAACGCGCACTTCCGCTATCACCACGAAGATCAGCGCGTGCCGCTGCGCATTTCACGTCTGGAAATTCTACCGGGCGAGCGCGTGGCCCTGCTCGGGCGCAACGGCGCAGGGAAATCCACGTTATTGCAGGCCCTGGCGGGCGGGATAGAAATCATCAACGGCGATCTGCGGCTCGACAACCTCAGCATCTCGCAAATCGACATGGCCGACCTGCGACGCAACATCGGTTTTCTGAGCCAGAACGCGCGGCTGTTTTTCGGCACCCTGCGCGAAAATCTGACCCTCGGTGCACCGCACGCCAGCGATGAAGCAGTGTTTGAAGTGCTGGAAATTTGCGGTGCCGACAGCTTCGTCAAACGTCTGCCGAAGGGGCTGGACCATCCGATAATGGAAGGCGGGAACGGGCTTTCCGGCGGTCAGCGTCAGGCGATTTTGCTGGCGCGCATGCTGCTGCGCTCGCCGAATATCGTCCTGCTCGACGAACCGAGCGCGTCGCTGGATGAACACACCGAGCGCGAGTTTATCCAGCGCCTGGGTAACTGGCTCGGCAACCGGACGCTGATCGTCGCCACACACCGCGTGCCGATGCTGGAACTGGTGGAACGCGTGGTGGTGCTGAAAGAAGGCCAGTTGGTCATGGACGCGCCAAAAGCACAGGCGATGAACAACAGCCGTTCGCCGGTTCCGGCGGCGGCCAGCGGACGGGGGTGGAACAATGAAAACCAATCAGCGTGA
- a CDS encoding TolC family outer membrane protein, with amino-acid sequence MGRRAPVALLLAFHLCSIQVYAEDEPQSISSEGLANEQGLPSLDGSAAELPLSTAAPGTLTLGHAVSRAVNWHPAIREAIGKLLTQNEQINVAKSKYYPQVTAGMNNGYSNTYTNNGYSPSLVLSLSQMLYDFGKVSSQVRAETAGAAQEQANVLVSIDTVAHDTALAMVQVQSWQQMVDAAKEQLDALNGIGKLTQQRNDEGATSLSDVVQTNARIESARSQMVQYQANLESAQATLMTLLGWNTLNGISTEFPAKLEQSCMMAKPEDRLVPSVLAAWAQASAAQANLDYANAQMTPTISLEPSVQHYLNDKYPSSEVLDKTQYSTWVKVEMPIYQGGGLTARRDAASHAVESAQSTIQRTRLDVRQKLLEARSQSLNLASSLQILGRQQQLSQRTRELYQQQYLDLGSRPLLDVLNAEQEVYQARFAELQTQSQLHQLQLDCLYNTGTIRQAFGLNNRSIQSVEIQP; translated from the coding sequence ATGGGAAGAAGAGCGCCTGTCGCATTATTGCTGGCATTCCACCTCTGTTCCATTCAGGTGTATGCCGAGGATGAGCCACAATCTATCAGTTCTGAAGGACTCGCCAACGAGCAGGGATTGCCTTCGCTCGATGGCTCTGCCGCTGAACTTCCCCTGAGTACCGCCGCACCCGGCACGCTGACGTTGGGCCATGCGGTGAGTCGCGCCGTAAACTGGCACCCGGCCATTCGGGAGGCTATCGGGAAACTGCTGACGCAAAACGAGCAGATTAACGTCGCCAAATCGAAATATTACCCGCAGGTGACCGCGGGCATGAACAACGGTTACAGCAACACCTACACCAATAACGGCTACAGCCCTTCGCTGGTGCTGTCTCTGTCGCAGATGCTGTACGACTTTGGCAAAGTATCGAGCCAGGTCCGGGCCGAAACGGCCGGGGCCGCGCAGGAACAGGCCAACGTGCTGGTGAGCATCGATACCGTGGCGCACGATACCGCGTTAGCGATGGTACAGGTGCAGTCCTGGCAGCAAATGGTCGACGCCGCCAAAGAACAACTCGATGCGCTCAACGGTATCGGCAAGCTCACGCAACAGCGTAACGACGAAGGGGCCACCTCCCTTTCGGACGTCGTACAGACCAACGCGCGTATCGAATCGGCACGTTCGCAAATGGTGCAGTATCAGGCCAACCTCGAAAGCGCGCAGGCCACGTTAATGACCCTGCTCGGCTGGAATACGCTCAACGGGATCAGTACGGAGTTTCCGGCCAAGCTTGAACAAAGCTGCATGATGGCCAAACCGGAAGACCGCCTGGTGCCGTCGGTGCTGGCGGCCTGGGCACAGGCCAGCGCGGCACAGGCGAACCTGGATTACGCCAACGCGCAAATGACGCCGACCATCTCGCTGGAGCCATCCGTCCAGCATTATCTCAACGACAAATACCCCAGCAGCGAAGTGCTCGATAAAACGCAGTATTCGACGTGGGTAAAAGTCGAAATGCCGATTTATCAGGGCGGCGGCCTCACGGCGCGGCGCGATGCCGCCAGTCACGCCGTGGAATCGGCGCAATCCACCATTCAGCGCACCCGGCTCGACGTGCGCCAGAAACTGCTGGAAGCCCGCAGCCAGTCGCTCAATCTTGCCAGCTCATTACAAATTCTGGGCCGTCAACAGCAGCTCAGCCAACGCACCCGCGAACTCTATCAACAGCAGTATCTCGACCTCGGTTCCCGCCCGTTATTGGATGTGCTTAACGCCGAACAGGAAGTCTACCAGGCACGCTTTGCAGAGCTGCAAACGCAAAGCCAGCTCCATCAGCTTCAGCTTGACTGCCTCTACAACACCGGCACGATACGCCAGGCTTTTGGCTTAAATAATCGCAGCATCCAGTCCGTGGAGATCCAGCCATGA